A genomic region of Methanobacterium sp. SMA-27 contains the following coding sequences:
- the hpt gene encoding hypoxanthine/guanine phosphoribosyltransferase, which produces MLEKLKNSLIKAPVIKKKEYNYFVHPITDGIPVVEPSILEETAEAISKFGNMDVDKIVCVEAMGIHIATALSIKTGIPFVVIRKRVYGLEGEVLVHQTTGYSQGQLYINGLHKGDRIILVDDVVSTGGTMIAVLKALERMGVKVVDVVAVIEKGNGNDIVKNETGFNVKSLLKVNVVEGKVVIEGSVDDLL; this is translated from the coding sequence ATGCTTGAAAAACTTAAAAACAGCTTAATTAAAGCACCTGTAATTAAAAAAAAGGAATATAATTATTTTGTTCATCCCATTACAGATGGTATCCCAGTGGTAGAACCTTCAATCCTTGAAGAAACTGCAGAGGCTATTTCAAAATTTGGAAATATGGATGTGGATAAAATAGTTTGTGTGGAAGCAATGGGAATACATATAGCTACTGCACTGTCAATAAAAACAGGAATACCATTTGTTGTTATAAGAAAACGTGTTTACGGATTGGAAGGGGAAGTTCTGGTTCATCAAACTACCGGGTACAGCCAAGGGCAACTTTACATAAATGGTTTGCACAAAGGGGATAGGATAATTCTTGTGGACGATGTTGTGAGTACTGGTGGAACAATGATAGCAGTTCTCAAAGCATTGGAAAGGATGGGTGTGAAGGTTGTGGATGTTGTAGCAGTTATAGAAAAAGGCAATGGAAACGATATTGTCAAGAATGAAACAGGATTCAATGTTAAAAGCCTTTTAAAAGTGAATGTGGTGGAAGGAAAGGTTGTAATAGAAGGAAGTGTGGATGATTTGTTGTGA
- a CDS encoding signal recognition particle protein Srp54 — translation MLGNLGKNLTKTMKKLAGMAIIDEEVVKEVIKDIQRALIQSDVNIKLVLKLSKTIEDRSLNEEPPKGVTPKEHVIKIVYEELVNLLGATAQEIEIHKKPYKYLFMGLQGSGKTTTIGKLTRYLQKKGFNPAIVSTDTWRPAAYEQLLQLTESMNVPVYGDPENTDALDLAKKGLKEAKKNDVIIIDTAGRHKEEKDLLNEMESISEVVNPDEVIMVIDGTIGQQARDQALAFNKTSKIGSIIITKLDGSAKGGGALSAVAEIGAPIKFIGTGERVEDFEAFDPDRFISRLLGMGDIRTLLERAEEIAETDADMGSVDAMLSGKFTLKDMYSQFEMMNKMGPMQQVMNMIPGAGGKLPKNASQVTEEKLAKYKVLMDSMTEHELEHPEVIKQSRVKRIARGSGMRNEDVKELLKYYNVTKKAMKGFGKRKMGGPLGQMMKQMMR, via the coding sequence ATGTTGGGCAATCTAGGAAAAAATCTGACCAAAACAATGAAAAAACTGGCAGGAATGGCCATCATCGATGAAGAAGTTGTGAAAGAGGTCATAAAAGACATTCAAAGGGCCCTTATCCAATCAGATGTCAACATCAAATTAGTTTTAAAACTTTCTAAGACCATTGAAGATCGTTCTTTAAATGAAGAACCTCCAAAGGGCGTTACCCCTAAGGAACACGTTATAAAGATAGTTTACGAGGAACTGGTTAATCTTCTTGGTGCTACAGCCCAGGAAATTGAGATCCATAAAAAACCCTATAAATACCTTTTCATGGGTCTACAAGGAAGCGGTAAAACCACTACCATTGGTAAACTTACGCGTTACCTGCAGAAAAAAGGTTTTAATCCTGCAATTGTGAGTACCGATACTTGGAGACCTGCAGCGTACGAACAGCTACTACAGCTGACTGAAAGTATGAACGTGCCTGTTTATGGAGACCCCGAAAATACAGATGCATTAGACCTTGCAAAAAAAGGGTTAAAAGAAGCTAAAAAGAACGATGTCATAATAATTGATACTGCAGGACGTCACAAAGAAGAGAAAGATCTTTTAAATGAAATGGAAAGCATTTCTGAAGTAGTTAATCCAGATGAAGTTATAATGGTCATAGATGGGACCATAGGTCAGCAGGCGAGGGACCAAGCTCTGGCATTCAATAAAACAAGTAAAATTGGTTCAATAATTATAACTAAATTGGATGGTTCTGCCAAAGGTGGAGGAGCTCTTTCAGCTGTAGCTGAAATTGGGGCACCAATTAAGTTTATCGGAACTGGTGAACGCGTTGAAGACTTTGAAGCATTTGATCCCGATAGATTCATCTCAAGATTGCTTGGAATGGGAGACATAAGAACTCTACTTGAGCGTGCAGAAGAAATAGCTGAAACAGATGCTGACATGGGATCTGTAGATGCAATGCTCAGCGGTAAATTCACATTGAAAGACATGTATTCTCAATTCGAGATGATGAATAAAATGGGGCCAATGCAGCAAGTAATGAACATGATTCCTGGTGCTGGAGGTAAACTTCCTAAAAATGCTTCTCAGGTAACCGAAGAAAAACTTGCAAAATACAAGGTGCTAATGGACTCCATGACAGAACATGAACTCGAACACCCTGAGGTCATAAAACAATCAAGGGTAAAAAGAATAGCCAGAGGATCTGGTATGAGAAATGAAGATGTGAAAGAACTTCTAAAATATTATAACGTTACCAAAAAAGCAATGAAAGGATTTGGAAAAAGAAAAATGGGCGGTCCACTTGGGCAGATGATGAAACAGATGATGAGATAA
- a CDS encoding tRNA pseudouridine(54/55) synthase Pus10, producing the protein MELQIEDKLIKVIKFTEGNICDRCLGRNFSKSVAGSGNLERGEYLRNKLEASNQNIQKTGSCYICNDLFETLDKMTNNVVEVLKDEQIHFSNFLVGSRVDSEILRREDQIHKTFDIDVENIKKEINREIGKELSLRLSKEVEFDNPNVVLMVDFKTGKVDIQINPIFIESRYRKLIRGIPQTKWPCNKCKGKGCEKCNYTGKMYAETVEELISEDAIKAAKGVGAKFHGAGREDIDVKMLGKGRTFVLEIKEPKIRDIDLKKLVETVNKHAMGKVEISEMKFVAKNRRAVIKESSRDTYKIYKATVALENEVDNSLLDSLKSMKIINQRTPIRVSHRRADKIRTREIRQLEYIKVDSKLLELVIECEGGLYIKELISSDENRSQPSVAGMLKTGARCVQLDVLDVNI; encoded by the coding sequence ATGGAACTTCAAATAGAAGACAAATTAATCAAAGTTATTAAATTCACCGAAGGAAACATATGCGACAGGTGTCTTGGTCGAAACTTCTCCAAAAGCGTTGCAGGTTCTGGAAATCTGGAACGCGGAGAATATCTAAGAAATAAATTGGAAGCCTCTAATCAAAATATCCAAAAGACAGGTTCATGTTACATTTGCAACGATCTTTTTGAAACTTTGGATAAAATGACCAATAATGTAGTTGAAGTTCTTAAGGACGAACAAATTCATTTTTCCAATTTCTTGGTAGGTAGTCGTGTTGATTCTGAAATACTTAGGAGAGAAGACCAGATACACAAAACATTTGATATTGATGTAGAAAATATAAAAAAAGAAATAAACAGGGAAATAGGTAAAGAACTTTCATTAAGGCTTTCCAAAGAGGTTGAATTTGACAATCCCAATGTGGTTTTGATGGTAGATTTCAAAACAGGCAAAGTAGATATCCAAATAAATCCAATTTTCATAGAAAGCCGTTACCGAAAGCTTATAAGAGGAATTCCCCAAACAAAATGGCCATGCAATAAATGTAAGGGGAAAGGTTGTGAAAAATGCAATTACACCGGTAAAATGTATGCTGAAACAGTTGAAGAACTGATTTCAGAAGATGCAATCAAAGCAGCAAAGGGAGTAGGCGCTAAATTTCATGGGGCCGGTCGTGAAGACATCGACGTTAAAATGTTAGGTAAGGGAAGGACTTTTGTCCTTGAAATCAAAGAACCCAAAATCCGCGATATAGATCTAAAAAAACTCGTGGAAACAGTTAATAAACATGCAATGGGCAAAGTAGAAATTTCAGAAATGAAGTTTGTTGCCAAAAACAGGCGGGCAGTTATAAAAGAATCCTCAAGAGATACTTATAAAATCTACAAGGCAACAGTAGCGCTTGAAAATGAAGTTGATAACTCGCTTTTAGATTCACTGAAATCAATGAAAATAATAAACCAACGTACACCAATAAGAGTATCACATAGACGTGCAGATAAAATACGAACCCGTGAGATTAGGCAATTGGAATATATAAAGGTCGATTCAAAATTATTAGAGCTTGTAATAGAATGTGAAGGTGGCCTTTACATCAAAGAACTCATATCCAGTGATGAAAACAGGAGCCAGCCCAGTGTAGCAGGAATGCTTAAAACAGGTGCAAGATGCGTGCAACTGGATGTCCTTGATGTGAACATTTAA
- a CDS encoding 50S ribosomal protein L21e, giving the protein MVKRSKGSRSKTRYKLRKTIRAGRTNPITKKIQTFDESDLVHIIIDPSIHKGQPHPRFHGKTGKVEDKRGKAYIVEINDGNKAKKLIIRPEHLKMQE; this is encoded by the coding sequence ATGGTAAAGAGATCAAAAGGTTCAAGAAGTAAAACACGTTACAAACTTAGAAAGACTATAAGAGCAGGTAGAACAAACCCTATAACCAAAAAAATACAAACCTTCGATGAAAGTGATTTAGTTCACATAATAATCGATCCAAGTATTCACAAAGGTCAACCACATCCACGTTTCCATGGGAAAACTGGTAAAGTTGAAGATAAAAGGGGAAAAGCTTACATAGTAGAAATAAATGATGGTAATAAAGCTAAAAAATTAATAATCAGACCAGAACATCTTAAAATGCAAGAGTGA
- a CDS encoding RNA polymerase Rpb4 family protein: protein MIGKKVIETDPITNAEAKKMLEESSESYEPTYEQNLAMDHVTKFSKLDVESAQKLVNELEEIIKITQAIKIADVMPVDLADLRLMFAKERGSHKKEEFEQILEIVNKYRK, encoded by the coding sequence ATGATTGGAAAAAAAGTCATTGAAACAGACCCCATCACAAATGCAGAAGCCAAAAAAATGCTTGAAGAAAGTTCTGAGTCCTATGAGCCAACTTATGAACAGAACCTTGCAATGGATCATGTTACTAAGTTTTCAAAACTAGATGTTGAATCTGCTCAAAAGCTCGTTAACGAGCTTGAAGAAATTATAAAGATAACACAGGCCATAAAAATTGCAGATGTCATGCCAGTGGATCTTGCAGATCTGAGACTGATGTTTGCAAAAGAAAGGGGTTCACACAAAAAAGAAGAATTTGAACAGATATTAGAGATAGTGAACAAGTACCGAAAATAA
- a CDS encoding DUF655 domain-containing protein: protein MEDHAIILDYLPLGYVKEGAPSFKRKPIAQAVGTEEFTLLELIPKERVQLDIHERVYIGPGKRDEIARVNSRLKYDKLTATAKIELDYVIEEIIKEKEEKFVEFFNEAGPISTRLHQLELLPGIGKKHMWDIINARKQAKFSSFEDIKNRVTMLAEPVKLIAKRVHLELEAGEDRKGKMKYILFTRPPKPKKPK from the coding sequence ATGGAAGATCATGCAATTATCCTTGATTATCTTCCTTTAGGTTATGTTAAGGAAGGTGCACCTTCATTTAAAAGAAAACCCATAGCGCAGGCTGTAGGAACAGAAGAATTTACTCTCCTAGAACTCATTCCAAAGGAGAGGGTTCAGCTAGACATACATGAAAGAGTTTATATTGGTCCGGGTAAGAGAGATGAGATAGCTCGTGTAAACAGTAGGTTAAAGTATGATAAACTTACAGCAACTGCTAAAATAGAACTTGATTATGTTATAGAGGAAATCATAAAAGAAAAAGAGGAAAAATTTGTTGAATTTTTCAATGAAGCAGGCCCCATTTCAACTAGATTACACCAGCTAGAATTACTACCTGGAATCGGTAAAAAACATATGTGGGACATTATAAATGCCAGAAAACAAGCCAAATTCTCTAGCTTTGAGGATATAAAAAATCGTGTCACTATGCTTGCAGAACCTGTTAAACTCATTGCAAAACGTGTTCATCTCGAGCTGGAAGCAGGAGAAGACAGAAAGGGTAAGATGAAGTATATTCTCTTTACTAGACCCCCAAAACCAAAAAAACCAAAGTGA
- the rsmA gene encoding 16S rRNA (adenine(1518)-N(6)/adenine(1519)-N(6))-dimethyltransferase RsmA yields MLSETLKILNKQGIKLDKRKGQNYLIDNKVLSQIIQSAELSINDSVLEIGAGIGTLTIPLAKKAGKVIAIEQDKRIAAILIKRLDKLNISNVDVIVGDATKLNFPKFNKVVSNLPYKISSPITFKILENKFDSAILMYQLEFAERMIAKSGDSNYSRLSVMMHFYAEVEMLFNVSKDVFFPKPKISSAVIKLTPKNKVEFNELFLKVTRALFQHKRKKVRNALMDSFHEINDLDKNERKIIISKLDQNIMDKRVIMMEPDSILKLSKDLEKLLKEYYN; encoded by the coding sequence ATGTTGTCCGAAACCCTCAAAATATTAAATAAACAAGGTATAAAACTCGATAAAAGGAAGGGTCAGAACTATCTTATAGATAATAAGGTACTTTCACAAATTATCCAAAGTGCAGAACTCTCAATTAATGACTCAGTACTTGAAATTGGTGCAGGGATAGGTACTTTAACTATTCCTCTTGCAAAAAAAGCAGGAAAAGTTATTGCTATAGAACAAGACAAAAGAATAGCTGCAATTTTAATTAAAAGACTTGATAAACTTAACATTTCAAATGTTGATGTTATTGTGGGTGATGCAACCAAATTAAATTTTCCAAAGTTCAACAAAGTGGTATCAAACCTGCCATATAAAATCTCATCACCCATAACATTCAAGATCCTTGAAAACAAATTTGATTCGGCAATTCTCATGTACCAACTAGAATTCGCTGAGCGTATGATAGCAAAGTCAGGTGATTCAAATTATTCTAGACTATCTGTTATGATGCACTTCTATGCAGAAGTTGAAATGCTTTTTAATGTTTCAAAAGATGTATTTTTCCCAAAACCCAAGATATCATCAGCAGTGATCAAATTAACACCTAAGAATAAAGTGGAATTTAATGAATTATTTTTAAAGGTAACAAGAGCATTGTTTCAACACAAACGAAAAAAAGTTAGAAATGCTCTTATGGACTCTTTCCATGAAATTAATGATCTGGATAAGAATGAACGAAAAATTATAATATCAAAATTAGATCAAAACATTATGGATAAAAGAGTAATTATGATGGAACCCGACAGCATTCTAAAACTATCAAAAGATCTTGAAAAGTTATTAAAAGAATATTATAACTAA
- a CDS encoding carboxymuconolactone decarboxylase family protein has translation MKKSPYEIFLMECPELAAKFNELVQVQHSIKGLDQKTKQLINIAIQTANKNPTGVKIHAMMAKTEGIKREEVINAVTMNLHLSGLSNVLECLPSAIEGYDGK, from the coding sequence ATGAAAAAATCCCCATATGAAATTTTTCTAATGGAATGTCCAGAACTTGCAGCTAAATTCAATGAATTAGTACAGGTTCAACATTCAATTAAAGGTCTTGATCAAAAAACAAAACAGTTGATAAACATAGCTATCCAGACAGCTAACAAGAATCCCACAGGGGTTAAAATTCATGCAATGATGGCCAAAACAGAAGGTATAAAAAGAGAAGAAGTAATAAATGCTGTTACAATGAATCTTCATCTTTCGGGTCTTTCAAATGTCCTTGAATGTCTTCCATCAGCCATTGAAGGTTACGATGGCAAGTAG
- a CDS encoding HemK2/MTQ2 family protein methyltransferase produces MIKYQGMEFQTSNNVYEPAEDTFLLGDNLMVRKSDSVLEIGTGTGIIAILASKKAQSVTAIDINKYAVECASNNAESNAANVDIRLGDLFEPVIDEKFDLILFNTPYLPTSEEEFVDDELEAAWNGGEDGRSVINRFIKDLPLHLNPYGRVQLVQSSLSDVEETVAMLMDLGFEVSISARERFFFEEIVVLTGQLI; encoded by the coding sequence ATGATTAAATATCAAGGAATGGAATTTCAAACCAGTAATAATGTTTATGAGCCAGCAGAAGATACATTTCTGCTTGGTGATAATCTTATGGTCCGAAAATCTGACAGTGTTCTTGAAATTGGTACTGGAACTGGAATCATTGCAATACTAGCTTCTAAAAAAGCTCAAAGTGTAACTGCTATCGATATCAATAAGTATGCAGTTGAATGTGCCAGTAACAACGCTGAAAGCAATGCTGCTAATGTTGATATAAGATTAGGTGATCTTTTTGAACCAGTTATAGATGAGAAATTTGACCTGATATTATTCAATACACCTTACCTTCCTACAAGCGAAGAAGAATTTGTTGATGATGAACTTGAAGCTGCTTGGAATGGTGGGGAAGATGGTAGGTCCGTTATAAATCGTTTCATTAAAGATTTACCATTACATTTAAATCCATATGGGCGTGTTCAGCTAGTGCAATCTTCATTGTCTGATGTGGAGGAAACTGTTGCAATGTTGATGGATCTTGGTTTTGAAGTATCCATATCTGCAAGGGAAAGATTCTTCTTTGAAGAAATAGTTGTTTTAACTGGACAGCTCATCTAA
- a CDS encoding Nramp family divalent metal transporter → MDFTIFRRVFKNPAFLSFIIFLSVMGPGIITANVDNDAGGITTYSLAGAQFGYNLLWTFIPMIIALAVIQEMGVRMGIVSGKGLADLIREKVGIKFTFLMMIALLLANFGNVLAEFSGIAVSAGIFGVPRLVALPAAALFVWLLVVKGTYKSVEKVFLLASSLYLSYIVAGFLAQPDWGLAAKSVIVPQISLSTAYITMVIGMVGTTIAPWMMFYIQSSVVEKGISLKNLKYSKVDAIFGAIVVNIVAFFIVLACAATIHTNGIQVNNVADVSNALVPLAGQYASILFAFGFLNASLFAASILPLSTAYYICESLGFEAGVSKGFREAPVFHGLYLGLIILAVIIILIPSVPLLTILFLSQVANGLLLPFVLILMLLIINDKRVMGEYVNSKLFNFIAIATVVIVMVLSIGLIATLLL, encoded by the coding sequence ATGGATTTTACAATCTTCCGTAGGGTTTTTAAAAACCCTGCTTTTTTAAGTTTTATAATATTCCTCTCTGTAATGGGTCCAGGAATAATCACAGCAAATGTTGACAACGACGCCGGTGGAATAACTACATACTCCCTAGCAGGTGCTCAATTTGGATACAATCTTCTGTGGACGTTCATTCCAATGATAATAGCTCTGGCTGTTATACAGGAAATGGGTGTTAGAATGGGCATAGTTTCTGGAAAGGGTCTTGCTGATCTTATACGCGAGAAGGTGGGTATTAAATTTACTTTTTTGATGATGATTGCACTTTTACTTGCCAACTTTGGAAATGTACTAGCAGAGTTCTCAGGTATTGCAGTTAGTGCAGGAATATTTGGAGTACCACGACTCGTTGCTTTACCAGCTGCAGCACTATTTGTTTGGTTGTTGGTAGTTAAAGGAACTTACAAGAGTGTGGAAAAAGTATTTTTACTCGCTTCCTCTCTTTACTTATCATATATTGTTGCAGGATTTCTTGCACAACCTGACTGGGGACTTGCTGCAAAGAGTGTTATTGTACCTCAAATAAGCCTAAGTACAGCTTATATTACTATGGTAATCGGAATGGTTGGAACAACAATAGCACCATGGATGATGTTCTACATACAATCTTCTGTTGTTGAAAAGGGAATCAGTCTGAAAAATTTGAAGTATTCGAAAGTTGACGCGATCTTTGGTGCAATAGTTGTGAATATAGTAGCATTTTTCATTGTATTAGCATGTGCAGCAACAATCCACACAAATGGGATACAAGTCAATAATGTAGCAGATGTTTCAAATGCATTAGTGCCCCTTGCTGGCCAATATGCCAGTATATTATTTGCATTTGGGTTTCTAAACGCTTCACTCTTTGCAGCAAGCATTTTACCTCTCTCAACAGCATATTATATATGTGAAAGTTTAGGCTTCGAAGCTGGAGTTTCCAAGGGATTTAGAGAAGCTCCAGTTTTTCATGGTTTGTATCTTGGACTTATAATACTTGCAGTGATTATAATATTAATTCCTAGTGTACCACTTCTTACAATCTTATTCCTCTCACAAGTTGCAAATGGTTTGCTATTACCATTTGTACTCATATTGATGTTGCTTATTATCAACGATAAGAGGGTTATGGGAGAATATGTAAACTCAAAGCTATTCAACTTCATCGCCATTGCAACAGTTGTTATTGTGATGGTGCTGAGTATTGGTCTTATAGCTACTTTGTTGCTGTGA
- a CDS encoding magnesium transporter MgtE N-terminal domain-containing protein, whose translation MYLSDFIKKPVISPTGERIGKLKDVIVSSDHSYPIIKALKISTTGKETINVSWRYIGGLGKEIKLKYSLEDIKPYKIQKHDIILLKDVMDRQVVDIEGKKIRRVNDIKISPTNGHFHVIGVDIGVNGILRRLSLNRIIKPLGITSNEDLISWKDIDPLESDYSNVKLKVPKQKIKKLHPADMAEIVDQLGLNESLNILTSLDDESAADTLEEVSPERQVSLLEGMDSQRAAEILDEMSPDDAADVLADLPEEKAEELLDLMEPEESDDLRKLLKYPENTAGGIMTTEFAYVDQDLTVRAVLNSLRHMAEDVETIYYVYVISKRGDLVGVISLRDLLLSEPNRNVSEIMHTHIIKADVMEDQHEVAQKIAKYNLIALPVVEEETKLRGIITVDDAIDIVLPTAWKKRVPRMFGR comes from the coding sequence TTGTATCTAAGTGATTTCATCAAAAAACCAGTGATATCTCCAACAGGAGAAAGAATAGGAAAATTAAAGGATGTTATAGTATCATCGGACCATTCATATCCAATTATTAAAGCTTTAAAAATTAGTACAACCGGCAAAGAGACAATAAATGTTTCATGGAGATATATTGGAGGTTTAGGTAAAGAAATAAAACTTAAATATTCATTAGAAGATATTAAGCCCTATAAAATTCAAAAACATGATATCATCCTTTTAAAAGATGTGATGGACAGGCAAGTGGTTGACATTGAAGGCAAAAAGATCAGAAGAGTCAACGACATAAAAATATCTCCAACTAATGGTCACTTTCATGTTATTGGTGTTGATATTGGTGTTAATGGTATTTTAAGAAGGTTAAGTCTTAATAGGATAATAAAACCACTTGGAATAACTTCAAATGAGGATCTCATCTCATGGAAGGATATTGATCCATTGGAAAGTGATTATTCCAATGTCAAATTGAAGGTGCCTAAACAGAAAATAAAAAAGCTCCACCCTGCAGATATGGCGGAAATTGTAGATCAATTGGGATTAAATGAATCTTTGAATATTTTAACATCTTTAGACGATGAATCTGCTGCAGACACTCTTGAGGAAGTTTCTCCAGAAAGACAAGTTTCACTTTTAGAGGGCATGGATAGCCAACGAGCGGCTGAAATTCTAGATGAAATGTCTCCAGATGATGCAGCAGATGTTTTAGCTGATTTGCCTGAAGAAAAAGCTGAAGAACTCTTAGATTTAATGGAGCCAGAAGAATCTGATGATCTAAGGAAGTTGTTAAAGTATCCCGAGAACACGGCAGGAGGAATCATGACAACAGAATTTGCCTATGTTGATCAGGATTTAACTGTAAGGGCGGTTTTAAATTCATTGAGGCATATGGCAGAAGATGTTGAAACTATATACTATGTTTATGTTATATCGAAAAGAGGAGATCTTGTGGGTGTAATCTCGCTTAGGGATCTTCTACTTTCAGAACCTAATCGAAATGTTTCAGAGATCATGCATACCCACATAATAAAAGCTGATGTAATGGAAGATCAGCATGAGGTTGCTCAGAAAATTGCCAAATATAATTTGATTGCTTTACCCGTTGTCGAGGAGGAAACTAAATTGAGGGGTATTATCACTGTAGATGATGCCATTGATATTGTTTTACCTACTGCGTGGAAGAAAAGAGTTCCAAGAATGTTTGGAAGATGA
- a CDS encoding Lrp/AsnC family transcriptional regulator, whose protein sequence is MDDIDSEIIRSLVRNSRITLSQMSKEINVPDATISNRLKKLEKSVIKQYTLLVDPDEMGLKVTAIIIIQTESEKHENVKNELSKLEEVSEVYSVSGEYDILIKVWAHSIEELNEIMNSKVRSVDGVEDLTEMIVMERVKEGVIPPI, encoded by the coding sequence ATGGACGATATAGACTCTGAAATAATTCGTTCCTTGGTCAGGAATTCTAGAATAACTCTCTCCCAAATGTCTAAAGAGATAAATGTTCCGGACGCAACCATATCCAACCGACTTAAAAAGTTGGAGAAAAGTGTGATCAAACAGTATACTCTCTTAGTTGACCCTGATGAAATGGGTTTGAAGGTAACTGCAATTATTATCATACAGACTGAGTCGGAAAAACATGAAAATGTTAAAAATGAGCTTTCAAAGCTTGAAGAAGTATCTGAAGTGTACAGTGTATCAGGTGAATATGATATACTCATCAAGGTATGGGCGCATAGTATAGAAGAGCTCAATGAAATTATGAACAGTAAAGTCAGGTCTGTTGATGGTGTTGAAGATCTGACTGAAATGATCGTTATGGAGCGTGTTAAAGAGGGAGTAATTCCACCAATATAA